Proteins encoded by one window of Streptococcus sanguinis:
- a CDS encoding alpha/beta hydrolase, translating to MNKSYFYLEMKTHELVVPYTKQKRRVRVLLPKNYSQDTNKTYPVVYFHDGQNVLYSKESFSGHSWKVIPTIKRNPDIEKMIVVAIDNDGQRRMNEYAAWKFQESNIPGIQFGGKGTEYAEFVMEVVKPFIDQHYRTKSDRLHTAMIGSSLGGNISQFIGVEYQDQIGCLGIFSSANWLHQEAFDRYIERKTLQADQRVFIYVGTEEADDTDKTLMAGNIKQAYIDSSLSYFRQLLVSGVDLANIQIKIQSGAIHNEIAWAEHLPDCFRFISEKW from the coding sequence ATGAATAAATCCTATTTTTATCTTGAAATGAAAACGCATGAGTTAGTCGTTCCTTATACCAAGCAGAAACGCCGTGTCCGCGTATTGCTTCCAAAGAACTATAGCCAGGACACAAACAAGACTTATCCAGTCGTTTATTTTCATGACGGACAAAACGTTCTCTATAGCAAGGAGTCTTTCAGCGGCCATTCGTGGAAAGTTATTCCGACAATCAAACGCAATCCAGATATTGAAAAAATGATTGTCGTGGCTATTGATAACGATGGCCAACGGCGGATGAATGAATACGCAGCTTGGAAGTTCCAAGAGTCCAATATTCCCGGCATTCAGTTTGGCGGCAAGGGAACGGAGTATGCGGAGTTCGTCATGGAAGTCGTCAAGCCTTTCATTGACCAGCATTATCGAACCAAGTCGGATCGGTTGCATACGGCTATGATTGGCTCTTCTCTTGGGGGAAATATCAGCCAGTTTATCGGTGTTGAATACCAAGATCAGATTGGCTGTCTGGGCATCTTTTCATCAGCTAATTGGCTTCATCAGGAAGCTTTTGATCGTTATATTGAGAGAAAAACGCTTCAGGCAGACCAGCGAGTTTTCATTTATGTTGGGACGGAAGAGGCTGATGATACAGATAAGACATTGATGGCGGGCAATATCAAGCAGGCCTATATTGATTCATCGCTCAGCTATTTCCGGCAGTTGCTTGTGTCTGGGGTAGATTTGGCAAATATTCAGATTAAGATCCAGTCTGGAGCTATTCACAACGAGATTGCTTGGGCAGAGCACTTGCCAGACTGTTTCCGTTTTATCAGCGAGAAGTGGTAA